The window TGCAACACAGTTTGCCATGGAAGTTTATAATTTCAATAAATATAAGACTATAGATTTCAAAATATATCCATGATAAGCTATATAAATCCTGAATATTTTGATTGAATATCAATTATATGACCATTAGAAATACTTTATAATTTCATTATATGATTGCTTTAATAAGAATTTTTATATGTATTTTTACTATAGAATTTTCTATTTATCTGACAATTATTTTGAAAATTTTGAATAAAAGTTAAATATAAATACATGTTATATTTTTATGAAGAATAGTATAAAAGTTGTAATAGTAGTCATAGTGGCTATTATTCTGATCGGAACAGCATTTTTGGTGTTATACCATCCGACAGAACAGTTCACTGATACAGCTCAGACGGCAGCCCCGGAGCAATTGGATCCGGCAACAGGTTTCTTTACAACTAATGGACCTCTATTCTCAGCGGTGTTTAATACTTTAGTTGAGTTCAACGGAAGCTCAACAAGCGTTGTCCCTGTTTTAGCCAACCATGTTTATAATCCAAATGACAAAAACTATACTTTTGATATAAGGCCATATGCAAACTTCAGCAATGGACAGCAGTTGAATGCGTCCTCAGTATGGTTTTCATTTGAGCGTGGAATAATAATGGGCCAGGGACCATATTCATCCGATTATTCAGGAATACTTTTCAACTCAACCTGCTACGGGAATACAAGCATAGGAATAGCCCTTCCCAATGGAACAATACCTGCACTGGAATCAGCAGGCTATAAAATAACAGGCAATATGTCCCAGCAGTACAAGACAGCAGCCATGGATCTTGATAATATACTGTCCCACTTCAATTACAATGCAACTGAAATGAAGGTAATGACATATAAAGGTCAGGCACTTGTTGTTAATTCAAATGACAATGTGTCAATAAACACCATGGTGCCTTATTCCTATTTATTGCAGGATATAGCAGGGTGGTGGGGAGACATAGTGGAGCCCAGCTACGTGGATGCACACGGCGGGGTTACATACAATTCTCCAAACTCATACCTTGATGCAAACGGCGTAATAGGATCAGGTCCATACATAATATCAAGCGTGGGAAAGGGTTTCTCAACCATAGTGCTGAAGGCAAACCCCAACTACTGGGTGGATGGCCATAACAGCAGCGTACCTGCAATAGCACAGCCAGCACACATAAAGACAGTGGTAATAAAGTACGGCTTATCTCATGCTGACAGGCTGGAAGACTTCGACAGAGGAATATCACAGATATCCACAATAGCCCCAACATCATTCAAGCAGATGATAGATGGTTACCACATAAAGGCTGATAGGAATTCATCATTGGTACAGACTTCTCCTGAAATAGGAGTGTTTTATATATCTATGGATATGGCTGATCTTTATACTAATAATACACATTTCATGGAAGCACTTTACGATGCACTGAACTACTCAGCGGAGTTGAAAGTATATGACAATAACTACAACGGTACTCCGGAAGCCTATGAGGAATTGGGCCCATTATCACCAGTATATGGAACAGCATACTACAACCCCAATCATTATCCTCTGCCTACACAGAATTTGAATGGTGCCATAAAGAATTTAACTATAGCAGGTAAAGAGATGAATTTTCACGTTACACTTCCCAATGGTAGCAAAATAGGTGCTACGAATAAGGGCAGTATAGATCTTAGTTCACATAAATTTGTGTTAACAGGTATTTCACCTCTGACAACCGTAGAAACGTCTGAACTTACAATTGCAGTGGATTCATTCTCTGATATAGGTCTAACGTTTACAACAACTGCCGTAACCGAGTCGAATGCAAATACATGGACTAATGCGACAGTTACACCGCAATTTACAGATTTGGCATGGCTTCCAGATTATCCGGATCCAATAGGTCAGCAATTAATATCCGTTTATGATGTCTCAGATGGTGGGGCATTCGGAGGTAACGATGCATGGGTAGATAATGAGACACTACAGGGAATATTTACTAATCTGGATTTTGAGAATGTTACTGTGCAGGAAAAAGCGATGTATAACGTACAGAACCTTACATACAACCAGTATGCATATATGTGGCTACCAGTTCCAAACAATATATGGTTCGTGGCACCTGATGTACATGGATTTGTGTATAACACTATTATATCGGCTTATTTCTATAATCTTATGACCGTGAGTGGAAAACTGACAAGCTCTATAGGATTTATGAGTATATACGCATTTGTAGCTAATATGGATATGGCTATAATAAATATAGCACCAAAATTTTAAAATGATTTTTATAATAATTTTATTTTTGAGTGTTGAGGTTATTCTACAAACAACTTATATGCAAATAAACTACGAAAAACACCATAAATATTTTTCGACTGCTTTTCAATTATTTATAATATCTTTGTTGCCATGTTGGCACAGCAATCTTAATTAACCATTTTGTCAATCTGCTTATATGGATTACAGGGATAGGTATGTACAGGGAAAGGGTAAGTATATAGATGATTTGCATTTCGATGACATGCTTTATATGAATGTTGTAAGAAGCCCATACGGCAGGGCAAAGATAAGGAATGTGAAGGGGGGGTTGAATGCATCTGAACTCAAACTTTTCTACAAATCATCCATGGGCGAAATGGCATCTCTGGGCGGATCGTCTAATTCTGTTTATCTCGAGCCCGTATTTGCAATAGACCGTGTAAACTATGAGGGACAGGCAGTTGCTGCTGTTTTCGGTAAAACGAGGTATGAGGCTGAGGATTTATTGAGCACGGTATCTGTTGAGTATGAGCCGCTGGATGCTGTTTCAAGCATAGAATCAGGGCTGAAAAGTGGGCCAATTCACGAGGGCACAAAGGACAATGTACTTGCAAAGTCAGAACTGGGAGAAGATTTCGACGATAACGATGTGGATTTTGATCTTACACTTGAAGACGAATTTTTCAATGAAAGGATAATCGCAAATTCCATGGAGACAAGGGGATGCATAGCCATATATAAGGATTCCATGCTTACATTTTATGTTTCCACACAGTCCGTGCAGTCAGTCAAGGGTGGGCTGGCACAGGCATTAAAGTTGAAGCCTGAACAGGTCAGGGTAATACAGGCAGATACAGGCGGTGCGTTTGGTGTTAAGGGTTCCTTCTATCCTGAATATGTTATGGCAGCTTACGCCTCCATGAAGTATGGAAAACCGGTTAAATGGATTGAAACCAGGACAGAACATCTTCAGGCTGCATACCCGGGAAGGGGTGCAAAGGCCAAAATTAAAATTTATGCCAGGAACGACGGGAAAATAACCGGAATAAAGGGAGATGTGTATGTGGACGCCGGGGCATATGATGCAGGCACCGGAAGTTTTGCCTCCAGGTTCATAGCCTACCAGATAACAGGGCCGTATCATATCGAAAAGGCATATATGAGGGCGTTTTCGGTTCTGACCAACAAGGCTCCCATGGGGCCGTACCGTGGTGCAGGTAGGCCGGAGGCTGCATTTTTCATGGAAAGAATGATGGACCTTCTTGCGGACAGGCTGCAGATGGACATATCAGAAGTAAGGCTTGTAAATGCATCCACAGAGCCATTTACATCCCCAACAGGATTAACAATAACTGAGCCCACAAGGCCGTTCCTTGAGAAGGCACTGGAGGCAGTAAATTACAGAAAGGTATCCATGGAGGAAAAAACAGGACTGGCATTCTTTGTCCTTATACCGGCATCAAGGCCCGGCGAGAGTGCCAGAATAGATGTATCAGATGGAAAGGTCGTAGCACAGCTCGGCGGTAATGTGCATGGTCAGGGTCATGAATTATTTGTTAAGGATATTCTGGGAAACTCACTTCAGGTGGAGCAGGATCTTATTTCACTGTCAAATGGAGATACATCACTTATGGAAAGTGGTGTGGGTTCCTGGGGAAGCAGAACTGCAATAGCAGGTGCATCTGCCCTTGCTGCTGTGGCAGAAAAAATCAAACAGCAGGTTATAGATAAGTATGGAAAATATAGCCCTGAAAAACTTCTATCAGGCAATTACAGCGCCTTTGAATTCCTGAATATCGACTACGATGTAAATTCAGTAAATTTCAATATGATCACCGCTGAAAGGGATTCTAACAATACAGTAAGAATGAAAGACTGGTATTCATATTACGATCTTGGCCACGTGCTGAGCCCTGTAAACGTTGTTGCTCAGATAACTGGTGGTACCCTTGAAGGAGTTGGCCAGATGTTTTCTGAATCTCTTAGGTACTCTGAAGAGGGCCAGCTAATGACCACAAGTATAACAGATGCAGGAGTGCTTGCGGCAGATTATGCACCGAATCTTCATATAAAATGGGTTGAGAATGGATCACCCGCACCGGACAGGGCAAAAGGGCTCGGAGAGGCACCTACAATAGGCACGCCGGCTGCACTTGCAAGGGCCATAGAACTGGTAACTAGGAACAGGGTCAAAAATACCCCAATAAAACTTGAAGACCTGGCAAAATTATAAAAGTTTTATTCCATTACGATTTTCCTGCTTAAAGATTGCAGGACATAAATTTATTTTATATCCCGGCATTATATTTTATGATACTGGAAAATGGAAAAACTAAATGTAGCCTTAACCCAATGGGTGCATATCTTGAAGAATTATATATTGATGGCAAATCCATAATAAGAAAAAGTCCAGACAGGCATGTAACCCATGGTGGGGCGGCTGTGCTGTTTCCATTCGGGAACAGAATAAGAAACGCAGATTATTATTATGGTGGATTAGAATACCGGTTGCCAGAAAATGATGGCAGGAATAGTATCCACGGCCTGGTCAGGGATAGGCTTTTTAACTACATCTCGGGAAAGTATTATATGGAATTTTATACCTATTTCAGAAGTAAATCATATCCTGGCATTGCCTGGATAGGTGTCAGGTATGAAATTCAGGAAAATGAATTCAGAACATTATTCACTGTGAAATCAATTTTAAGGACAATTCCAGTTGAGATTGGATTCCATCCATACTTTACAGTTGATGGAGAATATTCAATAGATTATACAGGCAGTGCCATGGAACTTGAATATAGGGATGGCTACTTCCCTGATGGGAATTATTTTCCTGTAAATCTAAAACAAACCCATATGAGCAAATTGAAACTTGACAATGCCTTCATGATTGATTCTGACATTATCCTCAGTGATGAAAGCCATAGGGTTTTAATAAAACGTAAAAACATGCCCTTTGCTGTAATATACAACGGTGAATATGCCGGGGGAAATGCCGTTGCCATAGAACCTATGACCGGGGCTCCTGATGTTTACCATAACGGAATCGGCCTGATAAACCTTGAAAAGGGAAAAACCTTTCAGTGTTCATACTCTATTTCTTTACTAGAATAATTTTAACCAGATTTTTATCTATTACATATATTTATTACTAATAATCACATTATTTTTTGATAGACATGAACACAATAGATCTTTCAGGAAAGGTTGCCATTGTGACCGGTGCAAGTGGTGGCATTGGGAAGGCTGTGGCCATTACTCTTGCCTCTGCTGGTGCTTCCGTAGCTGTTCATTACGGCCACAATAAGGCGGCTGCCGATGAAACTGTAAGGGAAATTGAATCTTTAAAGGGAAAGGCAGTTGCTGTATCAGCCGATATGACAAAGCCTGAAGATGTTGAAAAGCTCTTCGAATTTGTTGATTCCAGACTGGGTACAGTAGATATACTGGTGAATTCTGCAGGCATTGATGGGCCAAGGCAGACACTGGGTAATGATTCCATAGATGAATGGCAGAAGGTGATTTCAGTAAACCTTTTCGGGCCATACTACTGCTCTCGCATGGCAGTTCAGCGCATGATAAAGAAACACAGCGGTGTTATAATAAATATTACGTCGGACCATGTGAAAATACCATGGGCCGGATACACTGCCTACTGCAGTGCCAAGGCTGGTCTTGATATGCTAACAAAAACTCTTGCACAGGAAACAGCTGATAAGGGAATAAGGGTGTTATCCATAGCCCCTGGAGCAATAAAAACCGCAATAAACAAAACGGTATGGGAGGATCCGGAAATGCTAAAGGACCTGGATAATAAGATAGCCATGGGGGTTCCTGGGGATTCGAAGGATGTTGCAAATGCTGTACTGTTTGCCGCCAGCGATCTTGCATCGTATATGACCGGGACATCTCTGGTTGTGGATGGTGGAATGTTAATATATCCTGATTTCAGGCATGGTGGATAAAAATAAAAACTCTTTAAAAAGGTTAAAAATTTTTAAAAATATAAATAAATTGTTTTATTTCTTGCCAGCGTTTGATGGTTCAACGGCAGGCAAGGCATCTTTTACCTTTAACAGGGTGTTGTTTTCAAACATTTCAGTGACTTCTTCCACAGACCTTCCCTTGGTTTCTGGCATGATTATATAGAATATTATGACTGCTATTGCTGAAAGTACACCAAAGACAGCCATTGTATATCCAAGACCAATATCAACATGCATTACAGGGAATATTTCTATGATGGCAAAGTTTGATATCCAGTCTACAACTGCAATCAGGGATGCAAATAATCCCCTGTACTGTGTCGGAAAGTATTCACCCTGCAGAAGCCAGCCGGTTCCGCCCACTGCAAATGCAAAGAAAATGATGAATCCAGCAAATCCTATAAGAAGCCCTATATCTATATGATCGAGATAGAGGGCAGTTCCTATGAAATCGAATAATGCCATGCCACCATATCCTACTAGGGCTAGATGCCTTCTTCCATATGAATCTATAAGCCTGAATCCTATAAGTGTTGCAAGAACATTTATTAATGCAAGTATGGATGAAGCCTCTATTCCGAATACAGCATTAGATAGATATGAGCCACCTGTTGATCCGAATATATGTAGGTCAGCTATTACAGTTGGACCATAATAGAAGGGTACGTTTATACCGGTTATTTGCTGGAACATCATGAATAATCCTACTATTACAAAAGCCCTCTTGATTCCTGGTGTTGCCTTCATCTTTGTTTCTAACTTGGCAAGCACACCGTGTGTTTCTTTGAGCTGGCTGTCGGTTGCCGTTATATTGAACCTCTTCAATGATGCTTTAGCCTTATCATACTTTTCGTGCAGTATCAACCATCTGGGTGACTCCGGCATATAGAACCTGAAAACAAGCCCGATCAATGATGGTATTGCTGCCACACCGAGGAGGACCCTCCAGTCCACTGCATAGGCAAGCCCTGGTGCTATGAAGAAGACCAACATGCCTACAAGATATGCTCCCAGTATACCCCATGTAATCATCCACTGCTGCATAAGAGATAGATGCCCCCTGCGGTTTTTAGGTGCATATTCAACAATGTAGGCTGTGGCTATTGCTGAGTCTGCTCCCACCGCCAGACCGATAAAGGTTCTTGATACAAGTAGCATCACAAGATCCACTGAAAATGCAGATAATAATGCACCTATTGTATAAATAGCGGCGTCTGTTATGAGCAGGAACTTTCTCCCATATTTATCTGTCAGGGCCGCTGCTATCAGTGCGCCTACTGCTGCTCCAAGTGATGCCCCCTGCTATCAGGTATCCGTAAACGAATGGGGCTGTTGTAGAGAGATTCTTTGCAAATGGTATAAATCCGAGATCTGTGCCTATATTGGACGTATCATACCCGAACAGGAAACCTCCTATTGTGGCCAGAATGGTAACTGCCCAGTAGAATTTTGTGGTAAGCTTACCATTCATCTGTTTCAAAATTGGATCGCTGTCAATGTTATTTAGACTATCCATAAAGATTCAGTTTTTTTTATTATTAAAATATTTTGTTTAATTTGATTATATTCTTAAAAACTTTTTGTTATTTATATAGATATGTCATTAAAATTTAAATACTTGAAATTATATATAAATAATAAATGATAAGTTTTATATATGTTTAATGGTGTCTGACATATAGATAGATATGTGAATATAAGAAAATTTTGGAAGATAATTATGATGAACTTTTCATGCCATCCCATTACTCCTTGAAAACTGATTTGAGATAATATCTCTTAATTGCTTTGATTTTTATGGTACGGAGTACAATTTCAGCTATCCGGCGCAATCATTGTCAAATTATCATAATTCATACAAATATATATCTATAACATTTGTGTTTACCCTTTATGTACAGGCAGCATATACCGGAACTGGAATCAGCAAAAACATATGGCATTATAGGAATAATCCTGCAATTTATTGGAGTTGCCGCAGATGTTTTTCTTCATGGACTCGGTTTCATAATAAGCATAGTGGGACTCATATTATTATTGCTGGCAATAAAATCCATATCTGACTATTATGGAAACGGCAAACCCTTCAGATACATTCTGTACAGTATTATTTCTTCAATAGTATTTGGCGTCATAAGTGCATTATTTATAATCCTGTTCCTGGTGCCTGTGATTCTGGGAATCAGCGCATCTTCAAATCCCGGCAGTGCTGCCCCGGCATTGCTGAGCAACATAGGCCTTATTTTCACAGTTATACTTCTGGTTATACTTGCAGTCTTAATTCCAATAATATTCGAGTATCTTGCTTATAATGAAATAGCAGATCTCACTGGAATAGGGGATTTCCACACAGCGGCTCTTTTGCTTCTGATAGGAATTATACTCACGGTAATCGTGGTAGGAGTGTTGCTTCTAATAGTGGGAATAATAATGCTTATTATAGGTTTCAGCAAACTTCCTGATTATGCAAAGCCGGTTGTAATAGACCAGCCGGGGGCACAGGATTATAATCAGGGCTTTAACTATTAGTAGGAATATTTATATATAGTTATGCATCATTATGCAATATATATGGGCAAGATATACACAATCAGGGAAGCATGCGATATATTGCAGATAGATGCAACAACATTAAGAAGATGGGATAGAGAGGGGAAAATACACTGCATAAGGCTTTCAAACAACTTCAGAAGGGTACCGGAGGAGGAAATAAACAGGATATTAGGAATAAAGAGCAACAGAACAGATGCAATATATGCAAGGGTATCATCCAATGGCCAGAAGAATGATTTATACAATCAGATAAATAGATTAAAATCATTGCATCCTGATGCATTGGTATACTCGGATGTAAGGTCAGGATTAAAATTTAACAGGAAGGGATTTATTGAATTATTGAATATGATAGAGGACAATAAGATAAACAATATTTACATTACACATAAGGATAGATTGGCAAGATTCGGGTTTGATTTAATAGAGGATATATGCAGGATACATAATACAAGAATAATAGAGGTGGAGGGTGAGGAGATACAATCAGCCAATGAGGAATTAACTAATGATTTAATATCCATAATAACATCATTCTCAGCAAGATTATATGGTATCAGGTCACAGAAAATGAAGAATATTTTAGAGGCTGTGAAGGAATGAGCCATTTATGGAAGTCTGATGGTGATAAAAGAACAATAGCATTCGGCTATACTCCTGATTCTGTTATTTTAAAATATTTAGCTGATATGAGGGATCTAACAAATAAGGCCATAATAAATGCATATTCAATAGCCAAATCCAACAATAATGAACTGCCATCCCCTATTACCCTGAGGAAATCATTAAAGAAATATTATGATAACAATATTGATTATGCCAAACACCATATTAATCCAGTGTGCAGAACTGCCATAGCAATATTAAGGTCCTATAAAAAGAACAATGATGGAGAGTTGAAGATTATCAAGGCAGGGAAGCTTGCCATGAGGATAGACTCCGAGCTTGTAAAGATAGAGAATAATAAACTGAGACTAACAGTAAAGCCCCATGAGTATGAATACATTCACATTGTTGATAAGAATAAAAAATTCAATGAATACTCTGAATATAAATTATCAGAGGTATTATTGACAGATAGAAAAGTATGCATTACGTTCAGGGTAGGAAGCCTAAACAAGCCTGTAATAGAAGACAATATAATAGGATTTGACCTTAACTTCAAATCGGTTGATTATACAGTGATAAAAAGCAATGAAATCGTGAAGGTTGATACAATAGATACATCTGACATAGCAAGGGCACAGAGGGACTATGCAAGAAAGAGAAAAAAGATTCAGAAGCATGTCAAGAATCCTGCCAAAAGGAACAGGAAATTGAAGGATGCAAAACACAGGCAGAAGAACACTGTAAGGGATAAATTGCAGAAGCTTACCACTAAAATTGTAAACAATAACAGTGAAAAGACCTTTGTGTTCGAGGATTTAACAGGCATAAAAAAAGAGGGAAAAAAGAAACATAGGGATAATAAGGATAGTAAAAGCAATGCAGCATATAATAAAAACAACAAATCAAAAAGGTTCAGGACAGATATCAACAGATGGCCTTACAGATTATTCCAGAGGCTTATAGATTATAAATCAAATAATAGAACATTATACATAAATCCAGAGGGGACTTCTTCTGAATGTCCTGTATGTGGTGGTAAATTAAAGCACCCAATCTGGAAGATATCTCAATGCAACAACTGTGGTATAGCCTTTAACAGGGATAGATTGTCATCATTATCTATTTCAGTCAGGGGATTGTACCTTTGCGGCACCCCGTTTGCCGTGAGTGGCAGTGCCTCCTGGCATTCCATGAAGAATGATTACCTGTACCATCCAGATCAGGTAGTTGTTGAGAATGTACAGCGACTGCAAGAAAGAAATGCATAATAATGCATAGTATTTCAAGAACGGCTTTAACCA of the Ferroplasma sp. genome contains:
- a CDS encoding aldose 1-epimerase, producing the protein MILENGKTKCSLNPMGAYLEELYIDGKSIIRKSPDRHVTHGGAAVLFPFGNRIRNADYYYGGLEYRLPENDGRNSIHGLVRDRLFNYISGKYYMEFYTYFRSKSYPGIAWIGVRYEIQENEFRTLFTVKSILRTIPVEIGFHPYFTVDGEYSIDYTGSAMELEYRDGYFPDGNYFPVNLKQTHMSKLKLDNAFMIDSDIILSDESHRVLIKRKNMPFAVIYNGEYAGGNAVAIEPMTGAPDVYHNGIGLINLEKGKTFQCSYSISLLE
- a CDS encoding transposase — its product is MSHLWKSDGDKRTIAFGYTPDSVILKYLADMRDLTNKAIINAYSIAKSNNNELPSPITLRKSLKKYYDNNIDYAKHHINPVCRTAIAILRSYKKNNDGELKIIKAGKLAMRIDSELVKIENNKLRLTVKPHEYEYIHIVDKNKKFNEYSEYKLSEVLLTDRKVCITFRVGSLNKPVIEDNIIGFDLNFKSVDYTVIKSNEIVKVDTIDTSDIARAQRDYARKRKKIQKHVKNPAKRNRKLKDAKHRQKNTVRDKLQKLTTKIVNNNSEKTFVFEDLTGIKKEGKKKHRDNKDSKSNAAYNKNNKSKRFRTDINRWPYRLFQRLIDYKSNNRTLYINPEGTSSECPVCGGKLKHPIWKISQCNNCGIAFNRDRLSSLSISVRGLYLCGTPFAVSGSASWHSMKNDYLYHPDQVVVENVQRLQERNA
- a CDS encoding DUF996 domain-containing protein encodes the protein MYRQHIPELESAKTYGIIGIILQFIGVAADVFLHGLGFIISIVGLILLLLAIKSISDYYGNGKPFRYILYSIISSIVFGVISALFIILFLVPVILGISASSNPGSAAPALLSNIGLIFTVILLVILAVLIPIIFEYLAYNEIADLTGIGDFHTAALLLLIGIILTVIVVGVLLLIVGIIMLIIGFSKLPDYAKPVVIDQPGAQDYNQGFNY
- a CDS encoding IS607 family transposase — its product is MGKIYTIREACDILQIDATTLRRWDREGKIHCIRLSNNFRRVPEEEINRILGIKSNRTDAIYARVSSNGQKNDLYNQINRLKSLHPDALVYSDVRSGLKFNRKGFIELLNMIEDNKINNIYITHKDRLARFGFDLIEDICRIHNTRIIEVEGEEIQSANEELTNDLISIITSFSARLYGIRSQKMKNILEAVKE
- a CDS encoding glucose 1-dehydrogenase translates to MNTIDLSGKVAIVTGASGGIGKAVAITLASAGASVAVHYGHNKAAADETVREIESLKGKAVAVSADMTKPEDVEKLFEFVDSRLGTVDILVNSAGIDGPRQTLGNDSIDEWQKVISVNLFGPYYCSRMAVQRMIKKHSGVIINITSDHVKIPWAGYTAYCSAKAGLDMLTKTLAQETADKGIRVLSIAPGAIKTAINKTVWEDPEMLKDLDNKIAMGVPGDSKDVANAVLFAASDLASYMTGTSLVVDGGMLIYPDFRHGG
- a CDS encoding ABC transporter substrate-binding protein, with amino-acid sequence MKNSIKVVIVVIVAIILIGTAFLVLYHPTEQFTDTAQTAAPEQLDPATGFFTTNGPLFSAVFNTLVEFNGSSTSVVPVLANHVYNPNDKNYTFDIRPYANFSNGQQLNASSVWFSFERGIIMGQGPYSSDYSGILFNSTCYGNTSIGIALPNGTIPALESAGYKITGNMSQQYKTAAMDLDNILSHFNYNATEMKVMTYKGQALVVNSNDNVSINTMVPYSYLLQDIAGWWGDIVEPSYVDAHGGVTYNSPNSYLDANGVIGSGPYIISSVGKGFSTIVLKANPNYWVDGHNSSVPAIAQPAHIKTVVIKYGLSHADRLEDFDRGISQISTIAPTSFKQMIDGYHIKADRNSSLVQTSPEIGVFYISMDMADLYTNNTHFMEALYDALNYSAELKVYDNNYNGTPEAYEELGPLSPVYGTAYYNPNHYPLPTQNLNGAIKNLTIAGKEMNFHVTLPNGSKIGATNKGSIDLSSHKFVLTGISPLTTVETSELTIAVDSFSDIGLTFTTTAVTESNANTWTNATVTPQFTDLAWLPDYPDPIGQQLISVYDVSDGGAFGGNDAWVDNETLQGIFTNLDFENVTVQEKAMYNVQNLTYNQYAYMWLPVPNNIWFVAPDVHGFVYNTIISAYFYNLMTVSGKLTSSIGFMSIYAFVANMDMAIINIAPKF
- a CDS encoding MFS transporter; amino-acid sequence: MIAAALTDKYGRKFLLITDAAIYTIGALLSAFSVDLVMLLVSRTFIGLAVGADSAIATAYIVEYAPKNRRGHLSLMQQWMITWGILGAYLVGMLVFFIAPGLAYAVDWRVLLGVAAIPSLIGLVFRFYMPESPRWLILHEKYDKAKASLKRFNITATDSQLKETHGVLAKLETKMKATPGIKRAFVIVGLFMMFQQITGINVPFYYGPTVIADLHIFGSTGGSYLSNAVFGIEASSILALINVLATLIGFRLIDSYGRRHLALVGYGGMALFDFIGTALYLDHIDIGLLIGFAGFIIFFAFAVGGTGWLLQGEYFPTQYRGLFASLIAVVDWISNFAIIEIFPVMHVDIGLGYTMAVFGVLSAIAVIIFYIIMPETKGRSVEEVTEMFENNTLLKVKDALPAVEPSNAGKK
- a CDS encoding xanthine dehydrogenase family protein molybdopterin-binding subunit → MDYRDRYVQGKGKYIDDLHFDDMLYMNVVRSPYGRAKIRNVKGGLNASELKLFYKSSMGEMASLGGSSNSVYLEPVFAIDRVNYEGQAVAAVFGKTRYEAEDLLSTVSVEYEPLDAVSSIESGLKSGPIHEGTKDNVLAKSELGEDFDDNDVDFDLTLEDEFFNERIIANSMETRGCIAIYKDSMLTFYVSTQSVQSVKGGLAQALKLKPEQVRVIQADTGGAFGVKGSFYPEYVMAAYASMKYGKPVKWIETRTEHLQAAYPGRGAKAKIKIYARNDGKITGIKGDVYVDAGAYDAGTGSFASRFIAYQITGPYHIEKAYMRAFSVLTNKAPMGPYRGAGRPEAAFFMERMMDLLADRLQMDISEVRLVNASTEPFTSPTGLTITEPTRPFLEKALEAVNYRKVSMEEKTGLAFFVLIPASRPGESARIDVSDGKVVAQLGGNVHGQGHELFVKDILGNSLQVEQDLISLSNGDTSLMESGVGSWGSRTAIAGASALAAVAEKIKQQVIDKYGKYSPEKLLSGNYSAFEFLNIDYDVNSVNFNMITAERDSNNTVRMKDWYSYYDLGHVLSPVNVVAQITGGTLEGVGQMFSESLRYSEEGQLMTTSITDAGVLAADYAPNLHIKWVENGSPAPDRAKGLGEAPTIGTPAALARAIELVTRNRVKNTPIKLEDLAKL